The proteins below come from a single bacterium genomic window:
- a CDS encoding helix-turn-helix domain-containing protein, with translation MTPTEIKVILLRRGITQVELAKQLGVHRTTVAQAINNLRRRPRVRAQIANFLGIPVKKLWPDN, from the coding sequence ATGACACCTACAGAAATTAAAGTAATCCTGCTAAGAAGGGGAATTACTCAGGTTGAACTTGCGAAACAGCTAGGGGTGCATCGTACAACCGTGGCTCAAGCAATTAACAACCTCAGACGGAGACCAAGGGTCAGGGCTCAGATAGCTAATTTTTTAGGAATTCCCGTTAAAAAGCTCTGGCCGGATAATTAA
- a CDS encoding Mu transposase C-terminal domain-containing protein: MIKQFLAAFNDGSLFRFCADIADSMDTIEGQALGGRAKGRLPILSNTSSDPDGASNFLPSIRADFPEGGSCTHSLRDTVASSSAMADATASDRTSAMPASSPSGYGNNPASPDKLPPVWVRRETLEIVGTVSLGTYYRWRSAYASAGVEGLLPGVLGGKSKSGEPRQVVGRKPILSEQAKKEICAMIFENPRRKTTAIYKYLQLQRPQSLAAISSTGKIPSYPTIQRYVNQLWKMHKSTFDYILSHSKSRSKWKGKHRLAIGNASEQVCWPNDRWEIDTSPADLICKDGKRQKLIALVDVRSRRAIVRMFPESSAWGIAQTLRAGFLAWGIPKEILRDNGLDYQANLVNQICDELGISTPKLPPYTPEKKPHVERFFRTLSEGLLSELSGYTGNSIVNRAPVIIEKYTAEEFQVLLNNYLANIYEENPHAGLNGMRPREAFHMPGWVARRVEERQLDILLMPAKPATVRKETVRYNNCLYYAPDLVNYEGQKLEIRIDLQDASKIYIFEPKNSPGPDAVQGSEGQPEQIHTVIRKSEARFICIARDPAAAGLTPGEIKKAQHRQTKHIEQVIAAQHALNSDLARDHGYDYEKDKDWRMQERLKQAGQKKPVQIRGPESETLDLNRYQAIVDAVEEMGTEGVEKSGQWSVVSGQQRQDTATTVRRPDLFGSDRERYEWCYERILEGNAGMVTDQDREHMARYEQTELYQRNRDYYESLARMYQMKKAAGGGR; this comes from the coding sequence TTGATCAAACAATTTTTAGCTGCCTTCAATGATGGCAGCCTGTTTCGCTTTTGTGCAGATATCGCTGATAGTATGGATACCATCGAGGGACAGGCCCTCGGGGGCAGAGCAAAAGGCCGTCTGCCCATACTTTCCAATACTTCATCTGACCCGGATGGAGCTTCAAATTTCCTTCCCTCCATCCGGGCTGATTTCCCGGAGGGAGGCTCTTGCACCCACTCCCTCCGGGACACCGTTGCTTCATCATCTGCTATGGCAGATGCTACAGCATCAGATAGAACATCTGCTATGCCAGCATCATCACCATCTGGATACGGAAATAACCCCGCAAGCCCGGACAAACTCCCCCCCGTCTGGGTCAGGCGGGAGACCCTCGAAATAGTAGGCACGGTGTCGCTGGGCACGTACTACCGCTGGCGGAGTGCGTATGCTTCTGCCGGCGTCGAGGGTCTCTTGCCCGGGGTGTTGGGAGGGAAATCGAAGAGCGGGGAGCCGCGGCAGGTCGTGGGGAGGAAGCCGATTCTTTCAGAGCAGGCAAAGAAGGAAATATGTGCCATGATCTTCGAGAATCCGCGCCGGAAGACCACGGCGATATACAAATATCTCCAGCTTCAGAGGCCGCAGAGCCTGGCGGCTATTTCCTCCACGGGAAAAATTCCGAGTTACCCGACCATTCAGCGGTATGTAAATCAGCTTTGGAAGATGCATAAAAGTACGTTTGACTATATTCTGTCGCATTCGAAGAGCAGGTCAAAATGGAAGGGGAAGCATCGACTGGCCATCGGCAATGCCAGCGAGCAGGTGTGCTGGCCGAACGATCGGTGGGAGATCGACACCTCACCGGCTGATCTTATCTGCAAGGATGGCAAGAGGCAAAAGCTCATAGCCCTGGTGGACGTGCGGTCCCGTCGTGCCATTGTCCGGATGTTCCCGGAGAGCAGCGCCTGGGGGATTGCGCAGACACTGCGGGCCGGGTTCCTGGCCTGGGGGATTCCGAAGGAGATATTGCGGGATAACGGCCTCGATTACCAGGCTAACCTGGTCAATCAGATTTGTGATGAGCTTGGAATCAGCACGCCGAAGCTTCCGCCCTATACGCCGGAGAAAAAGCCGCATGTGGAGCGGTTTTTCCGGACCTTATCCGAGGGGCTGCTGTCAGAGCTATCCGGGTATACCGGGAACAGTATAGTCAATCGGGCACCGGTTATCATCGAGAAGTACACTGCGGAGGAATTTCAGGTACTGCTCAATAATTATCTGGCCAACATCTATGAAGAAAATCCTCATGCAGGGCTTAACGGCATGCGGCCCCGTGAAGCGTTCCATATGCCCGGCTGGGTGGCCAGGAGGGTGGAGGAGCGGCAGCTCGATATCCTGCTTATGCCTGCAAAACCGGCCACGGTCCGGAAGGAGACAGTCAGGTATAACAACTGCCTGTACTATGCCCCTGACCTGGTAAATTATGAAGGCCAGAAACTGGAAATTCGGATTGACCTCCAGGATGCTTCCAAAATCTACATTTTTGAGCCAAAGAACAGCCCCGGCCCGGATGCTGTCCAGGGCTCGGAGGGTCAACCTGAGCAGATTCATACGGTAATCAGGAAATCGGAGGCCAGATTTATCTGTATAGCCAGGGACCCGGCAGCGGCAGGATTAACTCCAGGTGAGATCAAGAAGGCACAGCACAGGCAAACAAAGCATATCGAGCAGGTCATTGCTGCTCAGCACGCACTCAACTCCGACCTGGCCAGAGACCACGGCTATGATTACGAGAAAGACAAAGACTGGCGGATGCAGGAGCGGCTGAAACAGGCCGGGCAGAAAAAGCCCGTGCAGATCCGCGGGCCGGAGAGCGAAACCCTTGACCTGAACCGGTATCAGGCCATTGTCGATGCCGTGGAGGAAATGGGGACGGAAGGGGTAGAGAAGAGTGGTCAGTGGTCAGTGGTCAGTGGTCAGCAAAGGCAGGATACGGCGACGACGGTCAGACGTCCGGATTTATTCGGCTCGGACCGCGAGCGGTATGAGTGGTGCTATGAGCGCATCCTGGAGGGAAATGCCGGGATGGTCACGGATCAGGACCGGGAGCATATGGCCAGGTATGAGCAAACGGAGCTCTATCAGAGAAACAGGGACTATTACGAATCGCTGGCCAGGATGTATCAGATGAAGAAAGCGGCGGGGGGTGGAAGATGA